One stretch of Cervus canadensis isolate Bull #8, Minnesota chromosome 5, ASM1932006v1, whole genome shotgun sequence DNA includes these proteins:
- the OST4 gene encoding dolichyl-diphosphooligosaccharide--protein glycosyltransferase subunit 4 isoform X1: MPCLEPNWRCKLPVQVSYLKIDPRPRRNRAQLISMITDVQLAIFANMLGVSLFLLVVLYHYVAVNNPKKQE, encoded by the exons ATGCCTTGTTTGGAGCCGAATTGGCGCTGCAAACTTCCGGTTCAGGTTTCCTACCTCAAGATAGACCCCAGACCGCGTCGGAACCGAGCCCAGCTGATCAG CATGATCACGGACGTGCAGCTCGCCATCTTCGCCAACATGCTGGGCGTGTCGCTCTTCCTGCTTGTCGTTCTCTATCACTACGTGGCCGTCAACAATCCCAAGAAGCAGGAATGA
- the OST4 gene encoding dolichyl-diphosphooligosaccharide--protein glycosyltransferase subunit 4 isoform X2: MITDVQLAIFANMLGVSLFLLVVLYHYVAVNNPKKQE, from the coding sequence ATGATCACGGACGTGCAGCTCGCCATCTTCGCCAACATGCTGGGCGTGTCGCTCTTCCTGCTTGTCGTTCTCTATCACTACGTGGCCGTCAACAATCCCAAGAAGCAGGAATGA